ATCATAAAGACGAGCATGACTTTGTAGATCAAGTGTTAGACTGGAAAAATCAAGTTGCAACACAGTATGCATATAAACTAACTGATTTTCTTGACCCAAGAGAACAAAAGATTTTATCTGATTTGATAGGAAAAAACGATGAAATTAAAGTTTCTTTTTGGGGTGGGGCGAGTTTTGTAGAACGAAAAAGAGCAATAATTTATCCTTCATATTATGAAGTTTCTACATCTGACTTTATGTGTACAAGTTTTAAAGTGAACTATGCAACGAAGTTTGTTTCAATTGAACATCGCAATGTGCTTGGATCGTTAATGTCCCTGGGCGTTAAGAGAGAAAAGTTTGGTGATGTCATAATCGAAGAAGAAACAGTCCAGTTTGTAATTGATACGCAAATATCTGATTACGTTAAGGTTAACCTAAATAAAATTGGAAAAGCATCTGTTAAACTTATTGAAGTTGATTCCGAAGAATTAGCAAAAGGGCAAGAACAGTGGCATGAGGTAACGGCTACTGTCTCTTCTTTAAGGCTTGATGCTATTCTTTCAGAAGTATATAAACTTTCAAGACAGAAAATCGTGCCACTTATTAAATCTGGCGCTACAAAAGTGAATTGGAAAGTCATTGAACAACCATCCTATGAATGTAAGGAAAATGACTTATTGTCTGT
This genomic interval from Lottiidibacillus patelloidae contains the following:
- a CDS encoding YlmH family RNA-binding protein; this encodes MSIYEHYHKDEHDFVDQVLDWKNQVATQYAYKLTDFLDPREQKILSDLIGKNDEIKVSFWGGASFVERKRAIIYPSYYEVSTSDFMCTSFKVNYATKFVSIEHRNVLGSLMSLGVKREKFGDVIIEEETVQFVIDTQISDYVKVNLNKIGKASVKLIEVDSEELAKGQEQWHEVTATVSSLRLDAILSEVYKLSRQKIVPLIKSGATKVNWKVIEQPSYECKENDLLSVRGFGRAKILEINGKTKKEKWRMMVGIKK